A genomic window from Halogeometricum borinquense DSM 11551 includes:
- the cbiT gene encoding precorrin-6Y C5,15-methyltransferase (decarboxylating) subunit CbiT, with product MSRVTLPHDAKAGPTKSEVRAVTLDKLDLRPTDHFVDVGSCTGSVSIEAAQRVKRVTAVERKAKRLEVTRKNLAANEYDADVALHEAEAPAGLPDDADAMFIGGSRNFEAVLDHAVKSEIDRVVMNVSRVEPTGAAIEAFRERDLLDEVVQMQVSHGYELAGATSFKSNNPVYIIVGRRDAGGLD from the coding sequence ATGTCACGCGTAACGCTCCCGCACGACGCCAAGGCAGGACCGACGAAGTCGGAGGTGCGAGCGGTAACGCTCGACAAACTCGACTTACGTCCGACTGACCACTTCGTCGATGTCGGGTCGTGTACCGGGTCGGTTAGCATCGAAGCGGCGCAACGAGTCAAACGGGTGACCGCTGTCGAACGAAAGGCAAAGCGACTGGAGGTGACGCGGAAGAACCTCGCGGCGAACGAGTACGATGCCGACGTAGCGCTCCACGAGGCGGAAGCACCGGCAGGTCTCCCGGACGACGCGGATGCGATGTTCATCGGCGGGAGCCGGAACTTCGAGGCGGTGCTGGACCACGCCGTCAAATCCGAAATCGACCGCGTCGTCATGAACGTCTCGCGGGTCGAACCGACCGGTGCGGCAATCGAGGCCTTCCGCGAACGTGACCTGCTCGACGAAGTCGTCCAGATGCAGGTGAGCCACGGCTACGAACTCGCCGGAGCGACGAGTTTCAAATCCAACAATCCGGTGTACATCATCGTCGGACGGCGCGACGCCGGAGGGCTGGACTGA